The Akkermansia sp. N21116 genome includes a region encoding these proteins:
- a CDS encoding epoxyqueuosine reductase QueH, with product MSVLLHICCAPCSISCIELLRGEGIEPTGFWFNPNIHPYKEYQARKDTLVEYAGEIGLELITRDEYGLRPFIRAIYPSLENRCGTCYRMRFEATARFAAENGFDGFSSTLFVSPYQNHELLRETAEKAAEQFGVHFVYRDFRPGFREGQQKARALQLYMQKYCGCVFSEEERYLQRKK from the coding sequence ATGAGTGTTCTTCTTCATATTTGCTGCGCCCCCTGTTCCATTTCCTGTATTGAGTTGCTGAGAGGGGAGGGAATCGAACCGACTGGATTCTGGTTTAATCCGAATATTCACCCTTATAAGGAATACCAGGCCAGGAAGGATACTCTGGTCGAATATGCGGGGGAGATCGGGTTGGAACTGATTACAAGGGATGAGTACGGACTGAGACCGTTTATCCGGGCAATTTATCCATCGCTGGAGAATCGTTGCGGAACGTGTTACCGGATGCGTTTTGAAGCAACGGCTCGTTTTGCTGCCGAAAACGGTTTCGACGGGTTTTCTTCGACTTTGTTCGTAAGTCCGTACCAGAATCATGAATTGCTGCGTGAAACGGCCGAAAAGGCTGCGGAACAATTCGGTGTCCATTTTGTCTACCGTGATTTTCGTCCCGGTTTCAGGGAAGGACAGCAAAAGGCCAGAGCCCTTCAATTATATATGCAAAAATATTGCGGATGCGTGTTTAGTGAGGAGGAACGTTACCTGCAACGGAAGAAGTAA
- a CDS encoding carboxymuconolactone decarboxylase family protein, whose product MNSLTIRQQKIAAAASMAAKGNQDGLKEALTSGLNAGVTVNELKEVLVQVYAYCGFPRSLNALNTFKNLLEERGNKDRQGKLPGPLPAGKSIEFGTENQTKLIGVPVQGAIYEFAPSIDEFLKAHLFGDIFGRDNLDWQTREVATIAMLAAMDGVDSQLNGHIAIGKHNGLNDEQTKAIVAIARTDHNGIPSISPFPTGRENTGYSQYFSGKSWLAPLTQDKRLGVPVANVTFEPGCRNNWHSHTGGQMLIAVGGIGYYQERGKSARKLQAGDVVEIPPNVEHWHGAAPDRWFSHLAIECNPQTNKNTWREPVSDADYKAATSER is encoded by the coding sequence ATGAATTCGCTAACGATCAGACAGCAGAAAATAGCCGCCGCCGCTTCCATGGCAGCCAAAGGCAACCAAGACGGACTCAAGGAAGCTCTTACTTCCGGTCTGAATGCCGGAGTCACGGTCAACGAGTTGAAGGAAGTCCTCGTACAAGTCTACGCCTACTGCGGATTTCCACGTAGTCTCAATGCCTTGAACACATTCAAAAACCTCCTTGAGGAACGCGGAAACAAAGATCGGCAGGGAAAATTGCCCGGACCTCTCCCCGCAGGGAAAAGCATTGAATTCGGGACGGAAAACCAGACGAAACTTATAGGAGTACCCGTTCAAGGCGCTATCTACGAATTTGCACCGTCTATTGACGAGTTCCTGAAAGCCCATCTCTTCGGAGACATTTTCGGACGTGATAATCTGGACTGGCAAACCCGTGAGGTGGCCACAATTGCCATGCTCGCCGCAATGGACGGTGTGGACAGCCAGTTGAACGGCCACATTGCCATTGGCAAGCACAACGGCCTTAACGATGAACAGACAAAGGCAATCGTCGCCATCGCCAGAACAGACCATAACGGGATTCCCTCAATCAGCCCGTTTCCAACAGGAAGAGAAAATACGGGATACTCTCAGTATTTCTCCGGAAAGTCATGGCTGGCTCCCTTGACGCAGGACAAGAGACTCGGAGTTCCTGTCGCCAACGTTACCTTTGAACCGGGTTGCCGCAATAACTGGCACAGCCATACCGGAGGACAAATGCTGATTGCCGTCGGAGGAATCGGTTACTATCAGGAACGCGGAAAATCAGCCCGCAAGCTACAGGCAGGAGACGTGGTGGAAATCCCGCCGAATGTAGAACATTGGCATGGAGCCGCACCGGATAGATGGTTTTCCCACCTCGCCATCGAATGCAATCCGCAAACGAACAAGAACACTTGGCGGGAACCAGTCTCCGATGCCGACTACAAAGCAGCGACATCGGAAAGATAA
- a CDS encoding LysR family transcriptional regulator, which produces MEIRVLRYFLAVVREGSITRAAESLHVTQPTLSRQLKDLEDELGQKLFIRNYHHITLTEEGRLFRQRAQEIMEMVCKTESEFAAMGNTVGGDIYIGGGESVAMRLIARVMREVQTAYPDIRFHLYSGIADDIMERLDKGMLDFGLLIQPANTAKYDCIDLPAKDTWGVIMRKDSPLATKKTIDPQDLLGLPLIFSSRQIVRNQSGMIGYPEWFGGNFDKLNVVSTYNLIYNAALMVEEGLGYVIGLDHLIHVTGNGNLCFRPLQPKLESGVSIVWKKFQVFSNAAEIFLEALRHQFTQQQDSGE; this is translated from the coding sequence ATGGAAATCAGAGTATTACGTTATTTTTTGGCAGTAGTGAGGGAGGGGAGCATTACGAGGGCTGCAGAATCTCTGCATGTTACCCAGCCTACGCTTTCCAGGCAGTTGAAAGACTTGGAAGACGAGTTGGGTCAGAAACTTTTTATCCGGAATTATCACCATATCACCTTGACGGAGGAAGGAAGGTTGTTCAGACAGCGAGCTCAGGAGATCATGGAGATGGTCTGCAAGACCGAATCTGAATTTGCAGCCATGGGAAATACCGTTGGCGGGGACATTTATATCGGGGGGGGAGAATCTGTTGCGATGAGGTTGATTGCCCGAGTGATGAGAGAAGTACAGACCGCCTATCCGGATATCCGATTTCACCTTTACAGTGGAATTGCAGATGACATTATGGAACGCCTTGACAAAGGTATGTTGGATTTCGGTCTTCTGATTCAGCCGGCCAATACCGCTAAATACGATTGCATCGACTTGCCGGCAAAAGATACATGGGGAGTTATTATGAGGAAGGACTCTCCCCTGGCTACGAAAAAGACTATTGATCCTCAGGACTTGCTGGGGCTTCCCCTGATTTTCTCTTCCAGACAAATAGTCCGGAACCAATCCGGGATGATTGGATATCCCGAATGGTTTGGCGGGAATTTCGACAAATTGAACGTGGTGTCTACTTACAACCTCATTTATAATGCGGCTCTCATGGTGGAGGAGGGGCTCGGTTATGTCATTGGCCTTGACCATTTGATTCATGTAACAGGGAACGGAAATCTTTGTTTTAGGCCATTGCAACCCAAATTGGAATCGGGAGTGAGCATTGTGTGGAAGAAATTCCAGGTGTTTTCGAACGCTGCTGAGATTTTCCTCGAAGCGCTTCGGCACCAATTTACCCAGCAGCAAGACTCCGGAGAATGA
- a CDS encoding efflux RND transporter periplasmic adaptor subunit has protein sequence MKIGIVVGVAAVGWWGWSMWKAEDGIQIQFKTSPLEKSDFRLTIDSTGTVEPTELVEVSAQVTGIILELGKDVNGKTVDYASEVKQGQLLARIDDVVVKNDIKRAEANIAQSKANIAQCEANILQAEAQHRQAKRDRARAEKLGPGDALSQSSYDQYISAEEVANAAVASSKASLEQAKASLLAAEAALVIEKRNQEYTTITSPVDGTVITRLYNVGSTVVSNMSATTMFYVAKDLSEIQVWAAVNEADIANIHPGQKVLFSVDAYPGRSFSGTVNKIRPNATMTSNVVTYIVEVDAKNPNKILRPYMTADVNFIVQDLKDVFVVPNAALRFSPTKEMIDPAIKDEFKKKSEEIYAKSQEDVEQADGSGKEPEKELSLIWEKKGNYVAPIWVMAGETNGMVTPVESKQLKEDMEIVLSATGQDGSAAVESDESATTNPFVPKMPPRRKNQNKKSSSNSGPPPRP, from the coding sequence TTGAAAATTGGTATTGTAGTAGGCGTAGCGGCTGTCGGGTGGTGGGGCTGGTCAATGTGGAAGGCGGAGGATGGCATTCAGATTCAATTCAAAACATCTCCTTTGGAAAAATCGGACTTTCGGTTGACTATTGATTCAACGGGAACGGTGGAACCTACGGAGCTTGTGGAAGTGAGTGCCCAGGTGACCGGGATTATTCTAGAACTTGGCAAGGATGTGAATGGCAAGACGGTCGATTATGCCAGTGAGGTCAAGCAGGGCCAGCTTCTGGCGAGGATCGACGACGTTGTAGTGAAGAACGACATCAAGAGAGCTGAAGCCAACATTGCCCAGTCCAAGGCTAATATTGCCCAGTGCGAGGCCAATATCCTGCAAGCCGAAGCCCAGCATCGCCAGGCGAAGCGTGATCGTGCCCGTGCGGAGAAGCTGGGGCCGGGCGATGCATTGTCCCAGTCCAGTTACGATCAGTATATATCTGCGGAAGAAGTGGCGAATGCCGCCGTGGCGTCTTCCAAAGCTTCTTTAGAGCAGGCTAAGGCCTCTTTGCTGGCCGCGGAGGCCGCCTTGGTGATTGAGAAGCGCAATCAGGAATATACGACGATTACTTCTCCCGTGGACGGTACGGTCATTACTCGTCTTTATAACGTCGGTTCGACAGTGGTATCCAATATGAGTGCGACGACCATGTTCTATGTGGCCAAGGATTTGAGTGAAATCCAGGTCTGGGCTGCCGTGAACGAAGCTGACATTGCCAATATCCACCCCGGTCAGAAGGTTCTCTTTTCCGTTGATGCTTATCCTGGGCGTTCCTTTAGCGGAACGGTCAACAAGATCCGTCCGAATGCGACGATGACATCTAATGTTGTGACCTATATTGTGGAGGTCGATGCCAAGAACCCCAACAAGATTCTGCGTCCCTACATGACGGCCGATGTCAATTTCATCGTGCAGGATTTGAAGGATGTATTCGTTGTGCCGAATGCGGCGTTGAGATTTTCTCCGACGAAGGAAATGATTGATCCTGCAATCAAGGACGAATTCAAGAAGAAGAGCGAAGAAATTTATGCCAAGAGCCAGGAAGATGTCGAGCAGGCGGACGGCAGTGGCAAAGAACCGGAGAAGGAGCTTTCCCTGATCTGGGAAAAGAAAGGAAATTATGTAGCTCCCATTTGGGTGATGGCTGGTGAAACCAATGGAATGGTAACTCCGGTTGAGTCCAAGCAGTTGAAAGAAGATATGGAGATTGTTCTCTCGGCTACGGGGCAAGACGGTTCCGCCGCCGTGGAAAGCGATGAGTCGGCGACGACGAATCCCTTCGTGCCCAAGATGCCTCCCAGACGTAAGAATCAAAACAAGAAGAGCAGTTCCAACAGTGGGCCTCCTCCTCGTCCCTGA
- a CDS encoding ABC transporter ATP-binding protein: MITLRDITKVYRLGEIDLEVLKGISLSIGEGEFVSLTGASGSGKSTLMNILGCLDRPTAGQYIIAGQDVAEANADQRALLRNKRIGFVFQNFNLLSRTSALENVMMPAAYCHPPRSMKEIRSRAEELLHIVGLDDRMDHSPAQLSGGQQQRVAIARSLINNPSILLADEPTGNLDSSTSREVLHMFRDLNREQGITVILVTHDPKIASFTDRAIHMVDGRISEGVSSMINEDKL, encoded by the coding sequence GTGATTACATTGCGAGACATAACCAAGGTTTACCGTCTGGGCGAGATTGATCTGGAGGTACTTAAGGGGATTTCCCTGAGTATCGGAGAAGGTGAGTTCGTCTCCCTGACCGGGGCATCCGGTTCCGGTAAATCTACCTTGATGAATATCCTGGGCTGCCTGGATCGTCCGACAGCCGGACAATACATTATCGCCGGTCAGGATGTGGCCGAGGCGAATGCCGACCAACGCGCCCTGTTGCGCAACAAGAGGATCGGATTCGTATTCCAGAACTTCAATTTGCTTTCCAGAACGTCCGCTTTGGAAAATGTGATGATGCCGGCCGCCTACTGTCATCCCCCCAGGTCGATGAAGGAAATTCGTTCCCGTGCTGAGGAATTGCTTCATATCGTCGGACTTGACGATCGCATGGATCATTCTCCCGCCCAATTGTCCGGTGGTCAGCAACAGCGTGTGGCTATTGCCCGTTCCCTGATTAACAATCCCAGTATTCTTCTGGCAGACGAACCGACGGGTAATCTGGATTCTTCGACTTCTCGCGAAGTTCTGCACATGTTCAGGGATTTGAATCGAGAACAGGGGATTACCGTCATTTTGGTGACGCACGATCCGAAGATTGCCTCTTTTACCGACCGAGCTATCCACATGGTGGACGGGCGTATCAGCGAAGGGGTATCCTCCATGATTAATGAGGACAAGTTATGA
- a CDS encoding ABC transporter permease yields MKFIPLLKTCIRALVRNPMRASLTILGIIIGIAAVIAMMEIGRGSTEQIKSQIASMGANTLNIFPGSVTRGGVRSGAGGRASLTPGDCEAIARECETVVRATPVVRTGGQIVYGNTNWSAGSIEGGTVDYLRIRDLEDLESGNPYSEADVTSARRVCLLGQTIVRELFGTENPIGKDVRIKNVSFKVIGVLKKKGANMMGRDQDDIIVMPWTSISSRLQGLGGYASASSSSSATSTTVKNARSLSFPTTSVNYYATTEKEPYSDAPHPRRFKTIENIMVEISNPAESQKCIEEISQVLRARHRLQEGDDDDFRVWDMAEVSRVMSSTSEVMTNLLLVVAMISLVVGGVGIMNIMMVSVTERTREIGLRMAVGARPRDIMRQFLLEAVLLCLIGGAIGIVFGRTVSLIVSHVLKWPTATAPEAMVLAVAVSAAIGCIFGWYPAWKASKMDPIDALRHE; encoded by the coding sequence ATGAAATTCATTCCCCTTCTCAAAACCTGTATCCGAGCTCTCGTCCGCAATCCGATGCGGGCGTCCTTGACGATCCTCGGTATTATTATCGGTATTGCAGCCGTGATTGCGATGATGGAAATCGGACGGGGGTCGACCGAGCAAATCAAGAGCCAGATTGCTTCCATGGGGGCGAATACGCTCAATATCTTTCCCGGTTCCGTTACACGCGGCGGCGTTCGTTCCGGTGCCGGTGGGAGAGCGTCCCTGACTCCCGGAGATTGCGAGGCCATTGCCCGTGAATGCGAAACCGTTGTCCGGGCTACGCCCGTCGTGAGAACGGGCGGGCAGATTGTGTACGGCAATACAAACTGGAGCGCCGGTTCTATTGAAGGCGGTACGGTAGATTACCTCCGTATCCGCGATCTTGAAGATCTTGAATCGGGGAATCCCTATTCAGAGGCGGACGTAACAAGCGCCAGGCGGGTTTGCCTGCTGGGGCAGACGATTGTTCGGGAATTGTTCGGAACTGAAAATCCCATAGGAAAAGATGTCCGCATCAAGAACGTATCATTCAAGGTGATCGGTGTCCTGAAAAAGAAGGGAGCCAATATGATGGGGCGCGATCAGGACGATATCATCGTCATGCCGTGGACGAGTATTTCCTCCCGTCTTCAAGGGCTGGGCGGATATGCTTCCGCTTCCTCCTCCTCCTCGGCGACGAGTACGACGGTCAAGAATGCCCGTTCGCTTTCCTTCCCGACGACATCTGTCAATTACTATGCAACGACGGAGAAGGAACCCTACTCGGATGCTCCTCATCCCCGTCGTTTCAAGACTATTGAAAACATCATGGTGGAAATCTCCAATCCGGCCGAATCCCAAAAGTGCATTGAGGAGATTTCCCAGGTGCTGCGGGCGCGCCACCGTCTGCAGGAAGGCGACGATGACGATTTCCGCGTCTGGGATATGGCGGAAGTATCCCGCGTGATGAGTTCCACTTCCGAGGTGATGACCAATCTTCTCCTTGTTGTGGCTATGATCTCCTTGGTCGTCGGCGGCGTCGGTATTATGAACATCATGATGGTATCCGTAACGGAACGTACCCGTGAAATCGGTCTGCGCATGGCTGTGGGAGCCCGTCCTCGCGACATCATGCGTCAATTCCTGCTGGAAGCCGTGCTTCTTTGCCTGATCGGCGGTGCCATTGGTATTGTCTTTGGACGTACTGTGTCTCTGATTGTCAGCCATGTGCTCAAGTGGCCAACGGCAACAGCCCCGGAAGCTATGGTTCTGGCAGTAGCCGTTTCGGCGGCTATCGGTTGTATTTTTGGTTGGTATCCGGCGTGGAAGGCTTCCAAGATGGATCCTATCGACGCATTGCGCCATGAGTAA
- a CDS encoding TolC family protein, with protein sequence MRIASYICLSSCLLTSCMVGPDFTKPESSLPASWATALPPKSNLKDLTAWWTIFGDPQLNRLVAQAESNNPDMKMALMRVQEARSSARIAGASLLPSSSAGFGAGRGTSDGWGRSSSSSFSLNADVSWELDVFGGNRRTVEAAMASLLSTEANALSVKTALMAEVATTYFSWIASVEELRVAREQLELQKKTLDIVTRRKNAELASSLDLEQARSQVASTEGNIPVMEANMKEMENTLSVLLGSYLKQGRLTTPSLELTGKLPTVPIGLPSELLRRRPDIIGAEADLHAAVANVGVAVSDLYPRFSLTGSASSGARSFDDVFRSHSANWSLGSNVSQPLFRGGELRERVKMQKVAAERAGEAYRKVLITAVSEVESALIDYASSKERLSYLIEQNESNKKAAKYSLDLYTAGQTDFLNVVTAQSSWLQSEVSIVSMRQNIRKSVVKLALALGGGW encoded by the coding sequence ATGAGAATTGCTTCTTACATTTGCCTGTCCTCCTGCTTGCTGACCTCCTGTATGGTGGGTCCTGATTTTACAAAACCCGAGAGCAGTTTGCCTGCTTCCTGGGCGACGGCGCTTCCTCCGAAATCGAATTTGAAAGATCTGACTGCCTGGTGGACGATTTTTGGAGATCCTCAATTGAACCGTCTTGTGGCGCAAGCCGAGTCGAACAATCCCGACATGAAAATGGCCCTGATGCGTGTTCAGGAAGCCCGTTCATCAGCCAGGATAGCGGGAGCCTCCCTGTTGCCTTCATCCAGTGCCGGCTTCGGTGCAGGCCGGGGAACATCCGACGGCTGGGGAAGATCTTCTTCCTCATCATTCTCTCTGAATGCGGATGTGTCCTGGGAATTGGACGTATTTGGCGGCAATCGCCGTACGGTGGAAGCGGCAATGGCGTCCCTGCTTTCCACGGAGGCTAATGCTTTGTCCGTGAAAACGGCGCTTATGGCAGAGGTTGCGACGACGTATTTTTCATGGATTGCATCGGTGGAGGAATTGCGCGTTGCCAGGGAACAGCTTGAACTTCAGAAAAAGACGCTGGATATCGTCACGAGACGCAAAAATGCGGAACTGGCATCTTCCCTCGACCTGGAACAGGCGAGATCCCAGGTTGCCAGTACGGAGGGCAATATTCCGGTGATGGAGGCCAACATGAAGGAGATGGAAAATACACTGAGTGTGCTCCTCGGTTCCTATTTGAAGCAAGGACGCTTGACTACTCCTTCTCTGGAATTGACAGGTAAATTGCCGACGGTACCGATTGGCCTGCCTTCGGAGTTGCTGAGGAGGCGTCCCGACATCATCGGAGCTGAAGCGGATCTCCACGCCGCCGTAGCCAATGTCGGTGTTGCCGTTTCCGATTTGTATCCGCGTTTCAGTTTGACGGGATCTGCCTCGTCGGGAGCCCGGTCGTTTGACGATGTGTTTCGCAGTCATTCCGCCAATTGGTCTCTCGGCAGCAATGTGAGCCAGCCCTTGTTCCGCGGCGGGGAGCTGAGGGAACGAGTCAAGATGCAGAAGGTGGCGGCCGAACGGGCTGGAGAGGCGTATCGCAAAGTCCTCATTACGGCTGTGAGCGAGGTGGAAAGCGCCTTGATTGATTATGCTTCCAGCAAGGAACGGCTCTCTTACCTGATTGAGCAGAATGAATCCAACAAGAAAGCTGCCAAGTATTCACTGGATCTGTACACGGCCGGACAGACGGATTTCCTGAATGTGGTGACGGCGCAAAGTTCGTGGTTGCAGTCGGAAGTTTCTATTGTTTCCATGCGCCAGAATATCCGTAAATCCGTTGTCAAGCTAGCCCTTGCCCTTGGCGGCGGCTGGTAA
- a CDS encoding GNAT family N-acetyltransferase, which produces MNIAETTIITARLQLVPLTERFEDDIFRFFTLDITAYMIPQPTGDIRDTREFIQNAITARQNGTDLEFAIILTETGEFLGCSGLHEYHTPTPELGIWLKQEAHGHQFGKEAILGIMDFAASCLNPDYFIYKADRRNIASRRIPESCGGIMADRSEIRSDTGKQLDAIEYHIPVMPRLQSSPKQN; this is translated from the coding sequence ATGAATATTGCAGAGACAACCATCATTACGGCACGTCTGCAACTCGTCCCTCTGACGGAACGTTTCGAAGATGATATCTTCCGCTTTTTCACTCTGGATATCACTGCTTACATGATCCCCCAGCCCACAGGTGATATCAGAGATACCCGGGAATTCATCCAAAACGCGATTACGGCCAGACAAAACGGTACAGATCTCGAATTCGCCATCATCCTGACGGAAACCGGAGAATTCCTCGGTTGCTCCGGCCTCCACGAATACCACACTCCGACTCCGGAATTAGGCATCTGGCTGAAACAAGAAGCACATGGGCACCAATTCGGGAAGGAGGCCATTCTGGGAATCATGGATTTTGCAGCTTCCTGTCTCAACCCCGATTACTTCATCTATAAGGCAGACAGACGCAACATCGCCAGCCGCCGCATCCCGGAATCCTGCGGAGGTATCATGGCTGACCGCTCCGAAATCCGTAGTGATACCGGCAAACAACTCGACGCCATTGAGTACCACATTCCCGTCATGCCCCGCCTCCAATCCTCCCCAAAGCAGAACTGA
- the uvrA gene encoding excinuclease ABC subunit UvrA (The UvrABC repair system catalyzes the recognition and processing of DNA lesions. UvrA is an ATPase and a DNA-binding protein. A damage recognition complex composed of 2 uvrA and 2 uvrB subunits scans DNA for abnormalities. When the presence of a lesion has been verified by uvrB, the uvrA molecules dissociate) has protein sequence MNAKLPISIRGAKQFNLKNIDIDLPRNSLIVLCGPSGSGKSTLAVDTLFAESRRRFLDCLSSKIRQSMTQPDKPDADSITGLPPALCLEQSPGLYGPRSLLGNITEIIDYLRVAFAAIGIPHDPDTGRELIRMTSDSIAEALLANPAGTRLTLLSPVHSGFLSGEESDVKDTLRDFLRQGFLRVMWDGEIRDIDDILTGALNSAPEHLSIVIDRIILRGEESASRLADSMQTAFRINPDEISAVLQPQDAPARHESFYTRYRNPDTGFVLPQLTPKHFSFNSPQGFCPACQGMGTVNANSSGKKAHHTIKCPECRGSRLNPIARAVTLLTGSSEVSLPELLDMPLEDFADCMAHLEIPGFMEPAIRQVKNEIEKRTGFLNSLGLGYLSLSRPASTLSGGELQRARLASQLGGGLSGVLYILDEPTIGLHPEDTDRLIKALKRLRDMGNTILVIEHDEQLLREADYMVDMGPGSGPLGGSVLFQGTSLEIMDTPQSITGPWLSGSRQMPSFSSAPLRESPSGLVLKGAHAHNLKNVDLILRGGTLTCLSGPSGSGKSTLVMDCLIPALKDADPKGAGPVWDSLEGASSFSRFALIDQSPIGQSPRSTPATATGFLNILRPLFAHLPLSRQRGYTASRFSTNVRGGRCERCLGTGFIEVDMHFLSNVIVPCDACQGRRYNRETLEVTWRGKSIAQLLALSVDEALEIFAPIPRAAAILKSLQRIGLGYMTLDRPSSTLSGGEAQRVKIATELAKIPDNPGGLPPSLFILDEPTTGLHFQEVAMLIQALGELRNAGHTILCIEHNLDMLAAADLMIDMGPGAGKNGGIIVDQGTPIEIATRNISPTAPWLRSRLSRTTFPYSSVPS, from the coding sequence ATGAACGCCAAACTCCCCATATCCATCCGCGGAGCCAAGCAGTTCAATCTCAAAAACATTGATATCGATCTGCCCCGCAACTCTCTGATCGTCCTGTGCGGACCGTCCGGATCAGGAAAATCGACCTTGGCCGTTGATACGCTCTTCGCCGAATCCAGAAGACGTTTCCTCGACTGCCTTTCATCCAAAATCCGGCAATCCATGACTCAGCCGGACAAACCAGACGCGGATTCCATCACCGGCCTCCCTCCTGCCCTCTGTCTGGAACAATCCCCCGGCCTTTACGGTCCGCGCTCTCTCTTAGGTAACATCACGGAAATCATCGACTATCTTCGTGTCGCATTCGCTGCAATCGGCATTCCCCACGATCCGGATACCGGTCGCGAACTTATCCGCATGACGTCAGATTCCATCGCCGAAGCTCTTCTGGCCAATCCGGCAGGAACCCGCCTTACCCTCCTGTCCCCCGTACATTCCGGTTTCCTGTCCGGAGAAGAATCGGATGTGAAGGATACCCTGAGGGACTTCCTCAGGCAGGGATTCCTGCGCGTCATGTGGGACGGAGAAATCCGCGACATCGACGATATTCTGACCGGAGCCCTCAACAGCGCACCGGAACATCTCTCCATCGTCATCGACCGCATCATTCTACGCGGCGAGGAATCCGCCTCACGCCTGGCAGACTCCATGCAAACGGCATTCCGTATCAACCCGGACGAAATCAGTGCCGTTCTTCAGCCACAAGACGCTCCTGCCCGTCATGAATCCTTCTATACCCGATACCGTAATCCGGATACGGGCTTCGTCCTGCCCCAGCTCACCCCCAAGCATTTCTCATTCAATTCCCCTCAAGGCTTCTGCCCTGCCTGCCAGGGTATGGGCACGGTGAATGCCAATTCCTCCGGAAAAAAAGCACACCATACCATCAAATGCCCGGAATGCCGGGGGAGCCGTCTCAATCCCATTGCACGCGCCGTCACCCTCCTCACTGGCAGCAGTGAAGTATCCCTTCCGGAACTCCTGGACATGCCGCTTGAAGACTTTGCCGACTGTATGGCTCATCTGGAAATTCCCGGATTCATGGAACCGGCCATCCGCCAGGTCAAAAACGAAATCGAAAAGAGGACGGGATTCCTCAATTCTCTCGGCCTGGGTTATTTGTCTCTCTCTCGCCCGGCATCTACCTTGTCCGGAGGAGAACTCCAACGAGCCCGGCTAGCTTCCCAGCTGGGAGGAGGCCTCTCCGGAGTTCTCTATATTCTGGATGAACCGACCATCGGTTTGCATCCCGAAGATACGGACAGGTTGATCAAGGCTCTCAAACGCCTCCGGGACATGGGCAACACTATCCTCGTCATCGAGCACGACGAGCAGCTTCTTCGTGAAGCGGACTATATGGTAGATATGGGGCCCGGTTCAGGTCCTTTAGGCGGTTCCGTCCTCTTTCAGGGGACCTCTTTGGAAATCATGGATACCCCCCAGTCCATCACCGGCCCATGGCTCTCCGGTTCCAGGCAAATGCCGTCCTTTTCATCAGCCCCCCTCCGGGAATCCCCCTCCGGCCTTGTCTTGAAAGGTGCCCATGCCCACAATCTGAAAAATGTGGATCTCATCCTTCGCGGAGGAACGCTTACCTGCCTGTCAGGCCCATCTGGATCCGGCAAATCTACCCTTGTCATGGACTGCCTGATCCCGGCGTTAAAAGACGCCGACCCCAAAGGCGCCGGTCCCGTTTGGGATTCCCTTGAAGGGGCATCCTCATTTTCCCGTTTCGCCCTCATCGACCAATCTCCCATCGGCCAATCTCCGCGCTCGACTCCTGCTACGGCCACAGGTTTTCTGAACATCCTAAGACCTCTATTTGCCCATCTTCCCCTTTCCCGCCAACGAGGGTACACCGCCTCGCGCTTTTCTACCAATGTACGCGGCGGACGCTGTGAACGGTGCCTTGGTACAGGATTCATCGAAGTGGACATGCACTTCCTCAGCAATGTCATCGTGCCCTGCGACGCCTGCCAGGGCCGCCGCTACAACCGGGAAACCCTGGAAGTCACCTGGAGAGGCAAATCCATTGCTCAACTCCTTGCCCTCAGCGTAGATGAAGCTCTGGAAATCTTCGCCCCCATCCCCAGAGCAGCGGCCATCCTCAAAAGCCTCCAGCGTATAGGTCTCGGTTACATGACGCTAGACCGTCCCTCCTCCACGCTTTCCGGTGGAGAAGCGCAACGCGTTAAAATCGCTACGGAACTGGCCAAAATTCCCGATAATCCCGGAGGACTTCCGCCCAGCCTGTTCATTCTGGACGAACCTACCACCGGTCTCCATTTCCAAGAAGTGGCCATGCTCATCCAGGCACTCGGCGAACTAAGGAATGCGGGACATACCATTTTGTGTATTGAACACAATCTGGACATGCTTGCCGCAGCCGACCTGATGATTGACATGGGGCCCGGCGCCGGGAAAAATGGAGGTATTATCGTCGACCAGGGGACTCCGATCGAAATTGCTACCCGCAATATCTCCCCGACTGCCCCTTGGCTGCGTTCTCGCCTATCGCGCACCACATTTCCGTATTCCTCCGTCCCATCATGA